GAAGCACCTCTGGGGCGAGACCTTCGACCGGCAGCTGACCGACATCTTCGAGGTGCAGAGCGAGGTGGCGCAGCAGATCACCGGGGCGCTCTCGCTGGCGCTCTCCCCGGAGGAGAAGTCGCGGGTGGAGAAGAAGGCCACGGCCGACGCCGAAGCCTACAACCTCTATCTCCTGGGCCGCTTTCACATCAACAAGTGGTCCGGCACCGAGGTGCAGAAGGCGATCGAGCACTTCCAGGAGGCCATCTCCAAGGACCCGGGCTTCGGGCTGGCCTACGCCGGTCTGGCCGACGCGTACGAGCTGCTCAGCATCGGGTTCGGCACCAAGCCGCCGGTGGAGTACCTCGCCCAGGCCAAGACCATGGCGTTGAAGGCCTTGGAGATGGATGACAGCCTCGCCGAGGCGCACACCTCGCTGGCCTACGCGCGGTGGCTGGGCGACCTGGACTGGGTCGGAGCGGAGAAGGAGTTCAAGCGCGCGCTGGAGCTCAAGTCGAGCTACGTGATGGCCCACGAGTGGTACTCCGAATACCTGGCGGCGCTGGGCCGGCACGAGGAGGCCCTCGCGGCGATCAAGCGCGCGCAGCAGCTCGATCCGCTCTCGGTGCCGGTCAACCGCGCCGTAGGATGGGTGGTGTATTTCAGCCGCCACTACGATCAGGCGATCGAGGAGCTGCGGAAGACCCTGGGGATGGATCCCGATTTCCTCGGCGCCCGGCTGGTGCTCTGGTGGGCGCTGGTAGCCAAAGGCGCCCATGACGAGGCCATCGCCGACATCCGCAAAGAGGTCGACCGCCCCGGGCTCCGCACCATGAAGAAGCTGATGCTGGGGTATGCCTGCGCTTCGGCGGGGAGGCTGGAGGAGGCGGGCGGGATCCTCTGGGAGCTGGAGAGCAAGCTGGCCGCCGAGAACCGACTGGCGTTGCTGTCGGCGCTCCTCTTCACGGCCATGGACGATAAAGACCGGGCGTTCGAGCAACTGGAGCGGGCCTTCCAGATCCGAGAGCCTGGCCTGCTGTTCCTGCGGGTGGCCCCCTGGGCCGATCCGCTGCGATCCGACCGGCGGTACACGGCGCTGGTGGAGAAGCTGGGGCTCGCCTGATCGCGGCCCTCGATCGTCGTCTCCTGGCCTGCATCTGGACTCTCGCCGCGTGCGGCGGACCTCCCCCGGCGCCCGCCACGGCCGGGCCCGCGCCGTCTCAGGCCGTCTCCGATCCGTACCATCCCCCGCCCCGCGATACGGTGGACTCCGAGACCTATCAGGGCTGGAAGCAGTACAGCCTGCACTGTTCCCGTTGTCACGGCGATGAGGCACTGGGAACGACGTTCGGTCCCGATCTGGTGACGTCGTTGGGACCTGACGGAGACATCTCCTCCAAGGAGCAGTTCCTCGAGGTGCTCCGCGGGTCACGCTCCAGCAAGGGCATGCCGAGCGCGGCCAAGATGGGGCTCGATTCCGTCTACATCGAGGGCCTGTACCGCTACCTCTCCGGGCGAGGGTCGGGCCGGCTCAAGGGAGGGCGCCCCGCCCGGTTAGAGCACCCCGCGGACCACTAGGCCCCAGTCTCGCGTACCGTGCACACACCCGTATCCCGTAGAGACCTCCTCAAACACGCGGCCGTCGCCGCCGCGGCCATCCTGCTCCCGGCTCGGCGGATCTGGGCCGGAACGCCGCGGCCGGACCCCGACCACACGCGCCTCCGCGCGTGGACATCGGCGCTTCGCACCGAGGGATTGTCCCGGCGGGATGCCCCGCTCGGGCGTGCTACCGTCCGCGTGGGCGAGCTGGCCGCCGGCACGCCCTACGAGCCGTTCACCCTCGAGGCCTACCTGCGTGCCGGCGACAGCCCGTCGCGAGAGCCGCTGACCCTGTCGCTCACCAGGTTCGACTGCACCACGCTGGTGGAGGCGTGCCTCGCGGTGGCGCGAGTGGCGGCGCAGGATGGCGCGCCCTCCTGGGAACACTTCGGCCGAGCGATCGAACGGATGCGTTACCGCGGCGGGGAGCGGCGGGGGTACCCGTCCCGGCTGCACTACTTCAGCGAATGGATCAGCGACGGCGCGCGGCGCGGGCTGGTGAAGGACCTTGGCGCGGAGCTGGGCGGGATCGAGGATGCCCGCCCGCTGCGGTTCATGACCGAGCATCGCGGCAGGTACCCCGCACTGGCGGATGAGGCTGTGTTTCAGGCGATCACCAGGATGGAACACCGGCTGGACGGCCATGCGCGCCGGGTGGTACCCACCGCGCGCATTCCCGAGCTGGCTGACCGCATCGAGACCGGAGACGTGCTCGGGTTCGCCACGGAGATCCCGGGACTGGACGTGACTCACGCCGCCCTCGCCTATCGGGACGAGGGCGGCGTGCTCCGGGTGCTGCACGCTCCGCTGTCCGGGGGAGTGGTCCAAGTCACCCGCGCGACGCTGCCCGAATACGTCGCCGCCATTCGCCGGGCCACCGGGATTCTGGTGGCGCGGCCGCTCTGGGGCTGATGCCGCGTCGGCCGGACCACAGCTGACGCGCTACCAGCTTCGGCCGCCCTCCGGCAGCGCCTTCCAGAGCGATGTCGCCGAGCTGTTCACGGTACGAGACGGCAAGATCGCGTCGCTCCGCATCTACTTCGATTCCGCACGTTTCCGAAATTCTCTCCGTGAGCGAAGTCACAGGCCCGCGTCATCATTGGGGCGCCGATTCGTGACACAAAGGTGACTCTGGTCACTGGAGGGGACAGCGCCAGCCATTAGGCTAGCTCACAGATGCGGCTACGGGTGCCGCGAGGGATGGAGGCGCTTCGACTCGAAAGGTGCTTGATGGCCACCTCACCGAACCATCTCACCACCTCGGTTGAGGATAGACTGCGCTTTCTAGCGCAGGTGCTCGAAGCGGTCCGCGACAGCGTGATCTTCACCGACCTCGACGGCCGAATCCAGTACTGGAATCGCGGGGCCGAGGAGGTGTTCGGGTACCCGGCCGAGGAGATGGTCGGGCAAACGCCGGCGGTCCTCTATCCGTCGGCAGGCTCGGCCACCCTCGCCATGGACCTGGAACGCATCATGGCAGGCGGGGTCTATGTGGCGACCTGGGAGGGACGGCGGAAGGACGGATCGACGGTCTGGGTGGATGTAAAGACCACGCGGGTGGAGGATTCCACCGGGGCACCCATCGGGTTCCTGGGAGTCGCCAAGGACGCCACCGACCGGAAGCGAGCCGAAGAGGCGCTGGTCCAGAGCGAGCGCCGGTATCGGCAGGTCTCGCAGGCGAGCCGGGAGGCGCTCTGGGAGTGGGACCTCGAGAGGGGCAAGGTCGAATGGAGCGCGGGTGCGGAGACGATCTTCGGCTACGCGCCGGGTGCGATCAGCCCCAATGGCACGCTCTGGCCCGACCAGATCCATCCGGAGGACCGCACCCGTAGCCTGGCTGGACTCAACGCCGCGGTCGCGGGCACGGCCGCGTCATGGTCGGACGAGTACCGGATGCGCCGGAAGGACGGAACCTACGCGGTGGTGGCCGACCGGGCCTTCATCGAACGAGATCCGGGGGGACGAGCGGTGCGCGTGATCGGAGCGTTAGCGGACATCACGCAGCGAAAACAGGCGGAGGAACACTACCGGCAGGTGGACCGGCTGGAGGCCGTGGGCCGCCTGGCAGGGGGCATCGCCCACGACCTCAACAACATGCTGCAGAGCATCCTGGGCTGGGCCGAGATGCTCGCCCGCCGGTTCGACGCCGACTCGCCCGAGGCGACGGAGCTCGGCAGGATTCGAGAGCCCGCCACCCGCGCGGCGAACCTGACCAAGCAGCTGCTTGCCTTCGCCCGGAAGGACTTCGTGCGGCCCCGGCCGGTGGACGTCAACACGGTGGTGCGGGAGGCCGTCGCGTTGCTGCGGCCGCTGCTGGGCTCCGAGATAGAGGTAGACCTGCGACTCGCCCCCAATCTCTACCCAGTGCTCGCCGACCAGTCACGGCTGGAGCAGGTGGTGGTGAACCTCGGGCTCAACGCCCGCGATGCCATGCCGAAGGGTGGGCGGCTGGGCTTCGAGACCAGCGTTGCCACGCTCGATGCCGGCTATGTCCAGCGCCATGGAGGTGTCGCCATTCGTCCGGGCCGCTACATGATGCTGGCCGTGAGCGACACCGGACACGGCATGGACCGCGCAACCCGCGATCGGATCTTCGAGCCGTTCTACACCACCAAGCCCATCGGCAAGGGCACCGGGCTCGGACTCGCCAGCGTCTACGGCACGGTCAAGCAGGTGGGCGGGCTGGTGTGGGCCTACAGCGAGCCGGGCGTCGGTACGGTGCTCAAGGTGTATCTGCCGGCGTATCCGTCAGGTTGAGTGGCGTGGCGAGCCTCCTGGTGGTCGATGACGAGCCGGCGGTCCGGCAGATGGCAACCCGCTATCTGCGCGAGGCCGGGTACTCGGTCGTCGAGGCGGCGGATGGGGTCCAGGCCTGGGAATACTTCCAGCGTGAGCCGACCCGGGTCGATGCCGTCCTGGCCGACGTGGTGATGCCGCGCATGCCGGGCACCGAGCTCGCGGCCCGCCTGCGCCGGGCCCGGGTCGATCTGCCGATCGTGCTCATGTCCGGCTACACGC
The Gemmatimonadales bacterium genome window above contains:
- a CDS encoding cytochrome c, yielding MDSETYQGWKQYSLHCSRCHGDEALGTTFGPDLVTSLGPDGDISSKEQFLEVLRGSRSSKGMPSAAKMGLDSVYIEGLYRYLSGRGSGRLKGGRPARLEHPADH
- a CDS encoding N-acetylmuramoyl-L-alanine amidase-like domain-containing protein gives rise to the protein MHTPVSRRDLLKHAAVAAAAILLPARRIWAGTPRPDPDHTRLRAWTSALRTEGLSRRDAPLGRATVRVGELAAGTPYEPFTLEAYLRAGDSPSREPLTLSLTRFDCTTLVEACLAVARVAAQDGAPSWEHFGRAIERMRYRGGERRGYPSRLHYFSEWISDGARRGLVKDLGAELGGIEDARPLRFMTEHRGRYPALADEAVFQAITRMEHRLDGHARRVVPTARIPELADRIETGDVLGFATEIPGLDVTHAALAYRDEGGVLRVLHAPLSGGVVQVTRATLPEYVAAIRRATGILVARPLWG
- a CDS encoding PAS domain S-box protein; this translates as MATSPNHLTTSVEDRLRFLAQVLEAVRDSVIFTDLDGRIQYWNRGAEEVFGYPAEEMVGQTPAVLYPSAGSATLAMDLERIMAGGVYVATWEGRRKDGSTVWVDVKTTRVEDSTGAPIGFLGVAKDATDRKRAEEALVQSERRYRQVSQASREALWEWDLERGKVEWSAGAETIFGYAPGAISPNGTLWPDQIHPEDRTRSLAGLNAAVAGTAASWSDEYRMRRKDGTYAVVADRAFIERDPGGRAVRVIGALADITQRKQAEEHYRQVDRLEAVGRLAGGIAHDLNNMLQSILGWAEMLARRFDADSPEATELGRIREPATRAANLTKQLLAFARKDFVRPRPVDVNTVVREAVALLRPLLGSEIEVDLRLAPNLYPVLADQSRLEQVVVNLGLNARDAMPKGGRLGFETSVATLDAGYVQRHGGVAIRPGRYMMLAVSDTGHGMDRATRDRIFEPFYTTKPIGKGTGLGLASVYGTVKQVGGLVWAYSEPGVGTVLKVYLPAYPSG
- a CDS encoding response regulator, coding for MASLLVVDDEPAVRQMATRYLREAGYSVVEAADGVQAWEYFQREPTRVDAVLADVVMPRMPGTELAARLRRARVDLPIVLMSGYTPADLVARGLEASLGELLTKPFSQETLLAAVRRALGALQ